The following are encoded in a window of Coregonus clupeaformis isolate EN_2021a unplaced genomic scaffold, ASM2061545v1 scaf0526, whole genome shotgun sequence genomic DNA:
- the LOC121559063 gene encoding 6-phosphofructo-2-kinase/fructose-2,6-bisphosphatase 3-like isoform X1, whose product MLTQNRIQKIWIPSKDDKPAVPRRSTGGPHLANPPTVIVMVGLPARGKTYMSKKLTRYLNWIGMPTKVFNVGEYRREAVKNYSSYDFFKADNESAVKIRQQCALAALRDVKSYLTEEGGQVAVFDATNTTRDRRDMILDFGSENGFRIFFIESVCDDPSVIATNIMEVKVSCPDYQDCNKTDAIEDFHKRIECYRVHYEPLDPDQYDRNLSFIKVIDVGRRFLVNRIQDHVQSKIVYYLMNIHIQPRTIYLCRHGENMHNLEGRLGGDSGLSPRGRKFSGVLSMFVNEQNLTDLKVWTSQMCCSIQTAESLGVPYEQWKALNEIDAGVCEEMTYDEVKEKYPEEVALRDQDKFYYRYPTGESYQDLVQRVEPVIMELERQENVLVICHQAVMRCLLAYFLDKSAEEMPYLKCPLHTVLKLTPIAYGCKVESISLNVEAVNTHRERPEEMKKYPGTLIRRNSVTPLTSPEANIKKPRIDGLDEHLQALPPSPMSLCTPSHLTLAGQNMKRKSNDRHEILQLCQ is encoded by the exons ATGCTTACTCAGAACAGGATACAAAAGATCTGGATTCCTTCAAAGGATGACAAACCGGCAGTGCCCCGGCGAT caACTGGGGGCCCCCACCTGGCCAACCCCCCTACAGTGATTGTGATGGTGGGTCTACCAGCCAGGGGGAAGACCTACATGTCCAAGAAACTCACCCGATACCTCAATTGGATCGGCATGCCCAccaaag TCTTCAACGTGGGAGAGTATCGCAGAGAAGCAGTCAAGAACTACAGCTCCTACGACTTCTTCAAGGCTGACAACGAGAGTGCCGTGAAAATCAGACA ACAATGTGCCTTAGCAGCTCTGAGGGACGTAAAATCTTAcctgacagaggagggagggcaggTTGCAGTCTTCGATGCCACCAACACTACTCGTGACAGACGAGACATGATCCTGGACTTCGGCAGTGAGAACGGCTTCAGA ATCTTCTTCATCGAGTCGGTGTGTGATGATCCCAGCGTCATCGCCACAAATATCATG GAAGTGAAGGTGTCCTGCCCAGACTACCAGGACTGCAACAAGACAGACGCCATAGAAGACTTCCATAAGAGGATAGAGTGTTACAGGGTTCACTACGAACCCCTGGACCCAGACCAGTATGACAG GAACCTGTCCTTCATCAAGGTGATAGATGTAGGCAGAAGGTTCCTGGTGAACCGGATCCAGGACCACGTCCAGAGTAAGATCGTCTACTACCTGATGAACATCCACATCCAGCCCAGAACCATCTACCTGTGTCGCCATGGAGAGAACATGCACAACCTGGAGGGACGCCTGGGGGGAGACTCAGGGCTGTCGCCAAGGGGGAGAAAG TTTTCTGGGGTGTTGTCGATGTTCGTTAACGAGCAGAACTTGACGGATCTGAAGGTGTGGACCAGTCAGATGTGTTGCAGCATCCAGACTGCTGAGAGCCTAGGAGTTCCCTACGAACAGTGGAAGGCCCTCAACGAGATAGACGCT GGAGTGTGTGAGGAGATGACGTACGATGAGGTGAAGGAGAAATACCCTGAGGAGGTTGCCCTGAGAGACCAGGACAAATTTTACTACCGCTACCCCACGGGAGAG tcgTATCAGGACCTGGTCCAGCGGGTGGAGCCAGTGATCATGGAGCTGGAGAGACAGGAGAACGTTCTGGTTATCTGTCACCAGGCTGTGATGCGCTGTCTGCTGGCTTACTTTCTGGATAAGAGTGCAGAGGAGATGCCCTACCTGAAGTGTCCCCTCCACACGGTGCTGAAGCTCACCCCCATTGCCTACG GCTGCAAAGTAGAGTCCATCTCGCTCAACGTGGAAGcggtgaacacacacagagagaggccaGAGGAGATGAAGAAGTATCCTGGGACTCTGATCAGGAGGAACAGTGTGACTCCCCTGACCAGCCCAGAGGCCAACATCAAGAAGCCCCGCATCGACGGCCTGGACGAACACCTCCAGGCGCTGCCCCCCTCGCCCATGTCCCTCTGCACACCTTCCCATCTCACCTTGGCCGGACAG AACATGAAGAGAAAGTCCAACGATCGCCATGAGATCCTGCAGCTCTGCCAATGA
- the LOC121559063 gene encoding 6-phosphofructo-2-kinase/fructose-2,6-bisphosphatase 3-like isoform X2 — MLTQNRIQKIWIPSKDDKPAVPRRSTGGPHLANPPTVIVMVGLPARGKTYMSKKLTRYLNWIGMPTKVFNVGEYRREAVKNYSSYDFFKADNESAVKIRQQCALAALRDVKSYLTEEGGQVAVFDATNTTRDRRDMILDFGSENGFRIFFIESVCDDPSVIATNIMEVKVSCPDYQDCNKTDAIEDFHKRIECYRVHYEPLDPDQYDRNLSFIKVIDVGRRFLVNRIQDHVQSKIVYYLMNIHIQPRTIYLCRHGENMHNLEGRLGGDSGLSPRGRKFSGVLSMFVNEQNLTDLKVWTSQMCCSIQTAESLGVPYEQWKALNEIDAGVCEEMTYDEVKEKYPEEVALRDQDKFYYRYPTGESYQDLVQRVEPVIMELERQENVLVICHQAVMRCLLAYFLDKSAEEMPYLKCPLHTVLKLTPIAYGCKVESISLNVEAVNTHRERPEEMKKYPGTLIRRNSVTPLTSPEANIKKPRIDGLDEHLQALPPSPMSLCTPSHLTLAGQHWLGKVCLT, encoded by the exons ATGCTTACTCAGAACAGGATACAAAAGATCTGGATTCCTTCAAAGGATGACAAACCGGCAGTGCCCCGGCGAT caACTGGGGGCCCCCACCTGGCCAACCCCCCTACAGTGATTGTGATGGTGGGTCTACCAGCCAGGGGGAAGACCTACATGTCCAAGAAACTCACCCGATACCTCAATTGGATCGGCATGCCCAccaaag TCTTCAACGTGGGAGAGTATCGCAGAGAAGCAGTCAAGAACTACAGCTCCTACGACTTCTTCAAGGCTGACAACGAGAGTGCCGTGAAAATCAGACA ACAATGTGCCTTAGCAGCTCTGAGGGACGTAAAATCTTAcctgacagaggagggagggcaggTTGCAGTCTTCGATGCCACCAACACTACTCGTGACAGACGAGACATGATCCTGGACTTCGGCAGTGAGAACGGCTTCAGA ATCTTCTTCATCGAGTCGGTGTGTGATGATCCCAGCGTCATCGCCACAAATATCATG GAAGTGAAGGTGTCCTGCCCAGACTACCAGGACTGCAACAAGACAGACGCCATAGAAGACTTCCATAAGAGGATAGAGTGTTACAGGGTTCACTACGAACCCCTGGACCCAGACCAGTATGACAG GAACCTGTCCTTCATCAAGGTGATAGATGTAGGCAGAAGGTTCCTGGTGAACCGGATCCAGGACCACGTCCAGAGTAAGATCGTCTACTACCTGATGAACATCCACATCCAGCCCAGAACCATCTACCTGTGTCGCCATGGAGAGAACATGCACAACCTGGAGGGACGCCTGGGGGGAGACTCAGGGCTGTCGCCAAGGGGGAGAAAG TTTTCTGGGGTGTTGTCGATGTTCGTTAACGAGCAGAACTTGACGGATCTGAAGGTGTGGACCAGTCAGATGTGTTGCAGCATCCAGACTGCTGAGAGCCTAGGAGTTCCCTACGAACAGTGGAAGGCCCTCAACGAGATAGACGCT GGAGTGTGTGAGGAGATGACGTACGATGAGGTGAAGGAGAAATACCCTGAGGAGGTTGCCCTGAGAGACCAGGACAAATTTTACTACCGCTACCCCACGGGAGAG tcgTATCAGGACCTGGTCCAGCGGGTGGAGCCAGTGATCATGGAGCTGGAGAGACAGGAGAACGTTCTGGTTATCTGTCACCAGGCTGTGATGCGCTGTCTGCTGGCTTACTTTCTGGATAAGAGTGCAGAGGAGATGCCCTACCTGAAGTGTCCCCTCCACACGGTGCTGAAGCTCACCCCCATTGCCTACG GCTGCAAAGTAGAGTCCATCTCGCTCAACGTGGAAGcggtgaacacacacagagagaggccaGAGGAGATGAAGAAGTATCCTGGGACTCTGATCAGGAGGAACAGTGTGACTCCCCTGACCAGCCCAGAGGCCAACATCAAGAAGCCCCGCATCGACGGCCTGGACGAACACCTCCAGGCGCTGCCCCCCTCGCCCATGTCCCTCTGCACACCTTCCCATCTCACCTTGGCCGGACAG CACTGGCTGGGCAAAGTCTGCCT AACATGA
- the LOC121559064 gene encoding splicing factor 45 isoform X2 gives MSLYDDMGVGSATSDTKTEGWSKNFKLLQSQLKVKKAALTQAKSQRMKQGTVLAPVIDLKRGGSADDRQIIDTPPHIAAGLKDTAPSGFSSGDALIPLADEYDPMFPNDYEKVVKRHREERQRQREQERLKEIEDREKKRKDRHEGSSAPSGFSRFPAAEGESDDEEEDYEKEKRKRSMGGAAIAPPSSLVDSRDSSSYSYEDEGRPSRGSKAAIPPPMYEDSDRPRSPPGGPTNSFLANMGGTVAHKIMQKYGFREGQGLGKHEQGLSTALSVEKTSKRGGKIIIGDATEKTDPSKKSEVNPLTEILKCPTKVVLLRNMVGRGEVDEDLEGETKEECEKYGKVIKCVIFEIAQVTDDEAVRIFLEFERVESAIKAVVDLNGRFFGGRVVKACFYNQDKFRVLDLGEQM, from the exons ATGTCGCTTTACGACGACATGGGCGTCGGGAGTGCGACCAGTGACACCAAGACCGAGGGCTGGTCCAAGAATTTTAAGCTACTGCAGTCACAGCTGAAAGTAAAGAAGGCAGCTCTGACTCAGGCTAAG AGTCAGCGGATGAAGCAGGGTACTGTCCTGGCTCCAGTCATCGACCTAAAGAGAGGAGGTTCCGCTGATGACAGACAGATCATAGACACACCCCCACACATTGCAGCAGGACTCAAG GACACAGCACCCAGCGGGTTCTCCTCGGGGGATGCGCTAATCCCCCTGGCTGATGAGTATGACCCCATGTTCCCCAACGACTACGAGAAAGTGGTGAAGAGACACCGtgaggagaggcagaggcagagagagcaggAACGACTGAAGgagatagaggacagagagaa GAAGAGGAAGGACAGACACGAGGGCAGCAGCGCTCCGAGCGGATTCTCCCGCTTCCCCGCGGCAGAGGGAGAGtctgatgatgaggaggaggactatgagaaggagaagaggaaaagga GTATGGGTGGAGCAGCCATCGCCCCACCCTCATCGCTCGTGGATAGTAGAGACA GCTCGTCATACTCCTATGAGGATGAGGGGCGACCCTCCCGTGGCTCTAAAGCAGCCATCCCTCCCCCCATGTACGAGGACTCCGACCGTCCCCGCTCGCCACCCGGCGGTCCCACCAACTCATTCCTGGCCAACATGGG agggacaGTGGCCCATAAGATCATGCAGAAGTATGGCTTCCGGGAGGGCCAGGGGCTGGGCAAACACGAGCAGGGTCTCAGCACGGCCCTGTCTGTAGAGAAGACCAGCAAGAGGGGTGGCAAGATCATCATAGGAGACGCCACTGAGAAGA CGGACCCCTCCAAGAAGTCAGAGGTCAACCCCCTCACAGAGATCCTCAAATGCCCCACCAAAGTAGTGCTGCTACGg aaCATGGTGGGCAGAGGAGAGGTGGATGAAGATTTGGAGGGGGAGACCAAAGAAGAGTGTGAGAAATACGGCAAGGTCATCAAGTGTGTCATCTTTGAG ATTGCCCAGGTGACAGATGATGAAGCAGTGAGGATATTTCTGGAGTTTGAGAGAGTCGAGTCAGCCATCAAAG CTGTGGTGGATCTGAATGGGAGGTTCTTTGGTGGTCGGGTGGTAAAAGCCTGCTTCTATAACCAGGATAAGTTCAGAGTGTTGGACCTGGGAGAGCAGatgtga
- the LOC121559064 gene encoding splicing factor 45 isoform X1 produces MSLYDDMGVGSATSDTKTEGWSKNFKLLQSQLKVKKAALTQAKSQRMKQGTVLAPVIDLKRGGSADDRQIIDTPPHIAAGLKDTAPSGFSSGDALIPLADEYDPMFPNDYEKVVKRHREERQRQREQERLKEIEDREKKRKDRHEGSSAPSGFSRFPAAEGESDDEEEDYEKEKRKRSMGGAAIAPPSSLVDSRDSSSYSYEDEGRPSRGSKAAIPPPMYEDSDRPRSPPGGPTNSFLANMGGTVAHKIMQKYGFREGQGLGKHEQGLSTALSVEKTSKRGGKIIIGDATEKTPGSSSQTAAAEPLGWGSASIADPSKKSEVNPLTEILKCPTKVVLLRNMVGRGEVDEDLEGETKEECEKYGKVIKCVIFEIAQVTDDEAVRIFLEFERVESAIKAVVDLNGRFFGGRVVKACFYNQDKFRVLDLGEQM; encoded by the exons ATGTCGCTTTACGACGACATGGGCGTCGGGAGTGCGACCAGTGACACCAAGACCGAGGGCTGGTCCAAGAATTTTAAGCTACTGCAGTCACAGCTGAAAGTAAAGAAGGCAGCTCTGACTCAGGCTAAG AGTCAGCGGATGAAGCAGGGTACTGTCCTGGCTCCAGTCATCGACCTAAAGAGAGGAGGTTCCGCTGATGACAGACAGATCATAGACACACCCCCACACATTGCAGCAGGACTCAAG GACACAGCACCCAGCGGGTTCTCCTCGGGGGATGCGCTAATCCCCCTGGCTGATGAGTATGACCCCATGTTCCCCAACGACTACGAGAAAGTGGTGAAGAGACACCGtgaggagaggcagaggcagagagagcaggAACGACTGAAGgagatagaggacagagagaa GAAGAGGAAGGACAGACACGAGGGCAGCAGCGCTCCGAGCGGATTCTCCCGCTTCCCCGCGGCAGAGGGAGAGtctgatgatgaggaggaggactatgagaaggagaagaggaaaagga GTATGGGTGGAGCAGCCATCGCCCCACCCTCATCGCTCGTGGATAGTAGAGACA GCTCGTCATACTCCTATGAGGATGAGGGGCGACCCTCCCGTGGCTCTAAAGCAGCCATCCCTCCCCCCATGTACGAGGACTCCGACCGTCCCCGCTCGCCACCCGGCGGTCCCACCAACTCATTCCTGGCCAACATGGG agggacaGTGGCCCATAAGATCATGCAGAAGTATGGCTTCCGGGAGGGCCAGGGGCTGGGCAAACACGAGCAGGGTCTCAGCACGGCCCTGTCTGTAGAGAAGACCAGCAAGAGGGGTGGCAAGATCATCATAGGAGACGCCACTGAGAAGA CACCAGGATCCAGTAGCCAGACGGCAGCAGCTGAGCCTTTAGGCTGGGGCTCGGCTTCAATAG CGGACCCCTCCAAGAAGTCAGAGGTCAACCCCCTCACAGAGATCCTCAAATGCCCCACCAAAGTAGTGCTGCTACGg aaCATGGTGGGCAGAGGAGAGGTGGATGAAGATTTGGAGGGGGAGACCAAAGAAGAGTGTGAGAAATACGGCAAGGTCATCAAGTGTGTCATCTTTGAG ATTGCCCAGGTGACAGATGATGAAGCAGTGAGGATATTTCTGGAGTTTGAGAGAGTCGAGTCAGCCATCAAAG CTGTGGTGGATCTGAATGGGAGGTTCTTTGGTGGTCGGGTGGTAAAAGCCTGCTTCTATAACCAGGATAAGTTCAGAGTGTTGGACCTGGGAGAGCAGatgtga